The following proteins are co-located in the Calliphora vicina chromosome 2, idCalVici1.1, whole genome shotgun sequence genome:
- the Rab5 gene encoding ras-related protein Rab5 has product MATTPRSGGSAGGTAQRPNGTSQNKSCQFKLVLLGESAVGKSSLVLRFVKGQFHEYQESTIGAAFLTQTICIEDTVVKFEIWDTAGQERYHSLAPMYYRGAQAAIVVYDIQNQDSFQRAKTWVKELHKQASPNIVIALAGNKADLSNIRVVEYEEAKQYAEENGLLFMETSAKTGMNVNDIFLAIAKKLPKNDGANNQGAGAGRRLNENENNRQTNNCCK; this is encoded by the exons ATGGCAACAACACCACGTTCGGGTGGCTCGGCAGGCGGCACAGCTCAACGTCCCAATGGTACATCTCAAAATAAAAGTTGCCaatttaaattggttttattggGCGAATCGGCTGTGGGTAAATCATCGCTGGTCCTACGTTTCGTTAAGGGACAATTTCACGAATACCAAGAAAGCACGATAGGAGCTGCATTCCTAACACAAACCATATGTATAGAAGACACAGTGGTTAAATTTGAGATATGGGATACTGCAGGACAAGAAAG atacCACAGCTTAGCTCCCATGTATTATAGAGGTGCGCAGGCCGCTATTGTTGTGTATGATATACAAAATCAAGACAGTTTTCAACGTGCAAAGACCTGGGTCAAGGAACTGCATAAACAA GCCTCACCTAATATTGTTATTGCCTTGGCTGGTAATAAAGCAGATTTATCAAATATACGTGTTGTAGAATATGAAGAAGCTAAACAATATGCCGAAGAAAATGGTTTGTTATTTATGGAAACATCAGCAAAAACTGGCATGAACGTAAACGATATTTTCTTGGCTATTG ctAAGAAATTACCTAAAAACGACGGAGCCAATAATCAAGGTGCTGGTGCTGGTAGAAGactaaatgaaaatgaaaataaccgACAGACGAACAATTGCTGCAAGTGA
- the LOC135952625 gene encoding EF-hand domain-containing family member B-like — protein sequence MSNEGKYIDRNPDIQTAGKLLLSQETVGDTLKICSTEEAAFNIMNLKCQKQRQQSQANTSLGYSQFLPTESLKELLSPESKKSRFVAFREKFSEDMFFKKPELGQAFPLQSKPQEFTNENFTYGLKNDKSERAYDLICPDKTPEEVKRDFLKWHDKYLISHKHYLPSERINRNYNPHFNPHAVFGLSNNVDKTGIMVKKCLQQCDRMVAINKAQKLFQDRTAGQLGERIDRYNLNLDPHLTFGIQTKNRSKCDVRTLIENVEPCAKNTKIIEAISYINKLRRLLFNRTDFHMNDLKLLLNKYDEKETGFIAFQSIMKTLRTLRIHANEEKIRLAITHFEMMKDDNEASELVDLKEFWKMLHIQYPLPRKSVLSKELKRDEDKQTTYRLLCSDRQTTVPLEPVSHKQNNDDDRTRASDLITPDIPMHYGLVPSDFEVLRPKEELKRIFKRLLPQNFEQVWQFAWAKKCGEATCQMSVNEFRAIMQEYNQNLK from the exons atgTCAAATGAAGGCAAATACATAGATCGCAATCCCGACATCCAAACAGCAGGGAAATTATTATTATCTCAAGAAACAGTGGGTGATACCTTAAAGATATGTTCCACCGAGGAGGCAGCCTTTAATATAATGAATTTGAAGTGTCAAAAACAGCGCCAACAATCTCAAGCAAATACTAGCTTAGGATATTCCCAATTTTTACCCACCGAAAGTTTAAAGGAGCTTTTAAGTCCCGAAtctaaaaaaagtcgttttgtTGCCTTTAGGGAGAAATTTTCCGAGGATATGTTCTTCAAAAAGCCCGAATTAGGACAAGCTTTCCCTTTGCAATCAAAACCTCAAGAATTTActaatgaaaattttacttaTGGCTTGAAAAACGATAAATCTGAAAGAGCATACGACTTAATTTGCCCAGATAAAACGCCAGAAGAAGTAAaaagagattttttaaaatggcaCGACAAGTACTTAATATCGCATAAACATTATTTGCCTTCAGAGAGAATTAATAGaaa ttacaATCCACATTTCAATCCTCATGCTGTATTTGGATTATCAAATAATGTTGATAAAACGGGTATAATGGTTAAGAAATGTTTACAACAATGTGATCGTATGGTGGCCATTAACAAGGCTCAGAAACTGTTTCAAGATCGTACTGCAGGTCAGCTGGGAGAAAGAATAGACCG TTACAATTTAAATCTGGATCCCCATCTAACGTTtggaatacaaacaaaaaatcgcTCCAAATGTGATGTTCGTACCCTAATTGAAAATGTCGAGCCATGTgcgaaaaataccaaaattattGAAGCCATTTCATACATCAATAAGTTGCGACGTTTGCTCTTTAATCGTACCGATTTCCACATGAACGATTTGAAACTGCTTCTTAATAAATACGACGAAAAGGAAACCGGCTTCATAGCATTTCAATCTATTATGAAAACATTACGAACTCTACGAATTCACGCCAATGAAGAAAAAATTCGTTTGGCCATTACACATTTTGAGATGATGAAAGACGACAATGAAGCTTCAGAGCTGGTTGATTTAAAGgaattttggaaaatgttaCATATTCAATATCCCCTGCCGCGAAAGTCTGTTTTATCCAAAGAGCTTAAACGGGATGAAGACAAACAAACCACTTATCGTTTATTGTGCAGTGATCGGCAAACAACCGTACCTTTAGAGCCTGTAtcacataaacaaaataatgatgatgatcgTACTAGAGCCAGTGATCTTATAACTCCAGATATTCCCATGCACTATGGTTTGGTGCCGAGTGATTTTGAAGTTTTACGCCCAAAAGAAGAATTGAAACGTATATTTAAACGTCTCTTGCCGCAAAACTTTGAACAGGTTTGGCAGTTTGCTTGGGCCAAAAAATGTGGCGAGGCCACTTGCCAAATGTCTGTTAATGAGTTTAGAGCTATAATGCAAGAgtataatcaaaatttaaaataa
- the ncm gene encoding pre-mRNA-splicing factor CWC22 homolog, translating into MSKSDSESNSSSGSDSSSASSHQQKSSADEGHDGKNVVEKKKFKTKQKLEKDSKKQKEKSSETMDKKDRTKEQNNEQKKVCVEKKNHEKSAKDKKAHKKKKHSSAESSSSSSSSSDSPSSSDSSSSEGEISSTDSSSSESEGERKQKNKSKTDEASKTQKDKEEKLQDKNIAKSPKETMEEANNDNTVKADKVNSKKLDKEKEEAIPTAVEDEQPKDEAKGIIEQEDGEIPEGEADVNNEKKISPSVEDQQDSNGSSSSKLKSIVGKSYQVKARSKSRSRSRSKTPENGKDRSRSPQNSRNKRSTKSHSREPQHKRRSRSRSNTRSRSRSLSKERQRSERRHERRRSPSEEYEKRKSRRSESLERRREERKKRHAERDEEDKVKRTKRDEENVERREKELNKPDGDPDKVNELDNTTVTDPKAKITERQRKTVDLLTSRTGGAYIPPAKLRLMQAEITDKASAAYQRIAWEALKKSIHGYINKVNVDNIAIITRELLKENIVRGRGLLCRSIIQAQAASPTFTHVYAALVSIINSKFPNIGELLLKRLVIQFKRAFRRNDKAVCLSSSRFVAHLVNQRVAHEILALEILTLLVESPTDDSVEVAIAFLKECGMKLTEVSSKGIGAIFEMLKNILHEGKLDKRVQYMIEVVFQVRKDGFKDHQSVIESLELVEEDDQFTHLLMLDDATNTEDMLNAFKFDEEYAVNEEKYKGLSKEILGSDASDSGGSGSGSGSGSDSDSSDSDDDEKGEGKPTAEEIIDNTETNLIALRRTIYLTINSSLDYEECAHKLMKMQLKPGQEIELCHMFLDCCAEQRTYEKFYGLLAQRFCSINKIYIEPFEEIFKDTYQTTHRLDTNRLRNVSKFFAHLLFTDAISWDVLECIKLNEEDTTSSSRIFIKILFQELAEYMGLGHLNRKLKDEVLLESLAGLFPKDNPRNTRFSINFFTSIGLGGLTDELRQFLKNAPKSVPAINAEILANKPINVASSSSSTTSSSSSTSSSSSSESSSDSSSSDSDSASSSDSEVDKKKRKGKKLKKSKKSASLKKKQKEKLKKKKSKSKKTNKKLKKSKKQESSSSSESDSESSSNNESSDSESSASENEKRKSKKKNKDKSKHKDKASKKPKKKSKKSDSDKEDDSSEQEEINQRKKPETENGFDGTKDRRDYEYNENRRVNNDNKNERPKRAEPQRRDSEVERRREEREKRHREKEQTRDRDRKRSRSISQTRERRDERVVREDRDRRNRDGERDRDSERRRDRKRYEDHKSRSRSRERSNYVKRDRDYDRSNARNTSKERG; encoded by the exons ATGTCGAAAAGTGATTCTGAAAGTAACTCCTCCAGCGGCAGCGATTCGTCGTCAGCCTCCAGCCATCAACAAAAATCAAGCGCTGACGAAGGCCACGATGGAAAAAATGTGGTAgagaagaaaaaatttaaaactaagcAAAAACTTGAAAAGGACTCGaaaaagcaaaaagaaaaaagcTCGGAGACTATGGATAAGAAAGACAGAACTAAGGAGCAAAACaacgaacaaaaaaaagtgTGTGTGGAAAAGAAAAACCATGAGAAATCTGCTAAGGACAAAAAAGCACATAAAAAGAAAAAGCATTCAAGTGCGGAGTCctcatcatcttcatcatcgTCTTCAGATTCTCCTTCCTCCTCGGACAGCAGCAGTAGTGAGGGTGAGATCTCTTCAACGGACTCTTCGTCTAGTGAAAGTGAAGGGGAacgtaaacaaaaaaataaatcaaaaacggATGAAGCAAGCAAAACACAAAAGGATAAAGAAGAAAAGTTGCAAGATAAAAATATAGCCAAAAGTCCTAAAGAAACTATGGAAGAGGCAAACAACGATAATACTGTTAAAGCTGATAAAGTAAATTCCAAAAAGCTTGATAAAGAAAAGGAAGAAGCTATCCCCACAGCTGTAGAGGATGAACAACCTAAAGATGAAGCTAAAGGTATTATAGAACAAGAAGATGGTGAAATACCTGAAGGGGAAGCTGATGTCAACAACGAAAAg AAAATTTCACCCTCTGTTGAAGATCAACAAGATTCAAATGGATCAAGCTCAAGTAAACTTAAAAGTATAGTAGGCAAATCCTATCAAGTCAAAGCTCGTTCCAAATCCAGATCGAGATCGCGCTCAAAAACCCCTGAAAATGGAAAAGATCGGAGCAGGTCACCTCAAAACAGCAGAAACAAACGATCAACCAAAAGCCATTCGCGAGAACCTCAACACAAAAGACGTTCTAGATCAAGATCGAATACACGATCACGTTCGCGATCTTTGTCTAAAGAAAGACAACGTTCAGAGCGTCGTCATGAACGTAGACGTTCACCTTCAGAAGAGTATGAAAAGAGAAAATCTAGACGTTCAGAGTCTTTGGAAAGACGACGCGAAGAACGCAAAAAAAGACATGCCGAACGAGATGAAGAGGACAAGGTTAAACGTACGAAAAGAGACGAAGAAAACGTGGAAAGGCGAGAAAAAGAGCTTAATAAGCCAGATGGAGATCCTGATAAAGTAAATGAATTGGATAACACCACTGTAACTGATCCAAAAGCCAAGATTACCGAACGTCAGCGAAAAACCGTTGATTTACTAACCTCACGTACTGGTGGTGCATACATACCACCAGCTAAATTGCGTCTTATGCAAGCTGAAATTACCGACAAAGCCTCGGCTGCTTATCAGCGTATTGCTTGGGAAGCTCTTAAAAAATCCATACACGGTTACATTAACAAAGTCAATGTGGATAATATAGCCATTATTACACGGGAactgttaaaagaaaatattgtgcgtGGTCGTGGTCTTCTTTGTCGTTCCATAATACAAGCCCAAGCGGCTTCGCCCACTTTCACACACGTCTATGCCGCTTTGGTGTCCATCATAAACTCTAAATTTCCCAATATCGGAGAATTACTGCTAAAACGTTTGGTTATACAATTTAAGCGAGCCTTCAGACGTAACGACAAGGCCGTGTGTTTGTCTTCCTCACGTTTTGTAGCCCACTTGGTTAATCAACGTGTGGCTCATGAAATTTTAGCCTTGGAAATTTTAACTCTTTTAGTAGAATCGCCCACCGATGATTCGGTCGAAGTGGCAATAGCTTTCCTTAAGGAGTGTGGCATGAAACTGACTGAGGTATCTTCGAAGGGCATTGGAGCCATCTTTGAAATGTTGAAGAATATCTTGCACGAAGGTAAACTAGATAAACGTGTACAATATATGATTGAGGTGGTTTTCCAGGTGCGTAAGGATGGTTTTAAGGATCATCAGTCTGTTATAGAGTCACTGGAGTTGGTGGAGGAAGATGATCAATTTACACATTTGCTAATGTTGGATGATGCCACAAACACTGAGGATATGTTGA ATGCTTTTAAATTCGATGAGGAATATGCCGTCAATGAGGAAAAGTACAAAGGCCTGAGTAAAGAAATACTGGGTAGTGACGCATCGGATTCTGGTGGCTCCGGTTCTGGTTCGGGCAGTGGATCAGATTCTGATTCATCCGATTCGGATGATGATGAAAAGGGCGAAGGTAAACCTACTGCAGAAGAAATTATTGACAACACCGAAACCAATTTAATAGCTCTACGGCGCACCATTTACTTGACCATCAACTCAAGTTTGGATTACGAAGAATGTGCccataaacttatgaaaatgcAATTGAAACCGGGTCAGGAAATCGAACTTTGTCACATGTTCTTGGATTGTTGTGCCGAACAAAGAACCTATGAGAAATTCTATGGTTTGTTGGCACAACGTTTCTGTTCGattaataaaatctatatagAACCATTTGAAGAGATTTTCAAAGATACCTATCAGACCACCCATCGCTTGGATACGAATCGTTTGCGAAATGTGAGTAAGTTTTTTGCCCATTTGTTATTCACCGATGCCATTAGTTGGGATGTTTTGGAGTGTATTAAGCTCAATGAAGAAGACACTACCTCCTCGAGtcgcatttttataaaaattttattccaaGAATTGGCCGAGTACATGGGTCTAGGTCATTTGAATAGGAAACTAAAGGATGAAGTATTGTTGGAAAGTTTAGCTGGTCTCTTTCCCAAAGATAACCCTAGaaacactagattttctattaACTTCTTTACCTCCATTGGTTTGGGTGGCCTAACGGATGAGTTGaggcaatttttgaaaaatgctcCCAAGTCGGTGCCCGCTATAAATGCAGAAATTTTAGCTAATAAACCCATAAATGTGGCGAGTTCATCCTCTTCTACCACATCGTCATCCTCCTCAACATCATCCTCAAGTTCGAGTGAATCCTCATCTGATTCTTCATCCTCAGATTCAGATAGTGCATCATCCTCCGACTCTGAAGTGGATAAAAAGAAACGCAAaggaaaaaaactaaagaagtcTAAGAAATCAGCATCATTGAAAAAGAAGCAAaaagaaaagttaaagaaaaagaaaagtaaatctaagaaaacgaataaaaaacttaaaaagtcCAAAAAACAGGAAAGCTCCTCCTCTTCTGAATCAGATTCTGAATCTTCATCCAACAATGAAAGCAGCGATAGTGAATCAAGCGCAAGTGAGAACGAAAAACGTAAATCCAAAAAGAAGAATAAAGACAAATCTAAGCATAAAGATAAAGCAAGTAAAAAACCTAAAAAGAAATCCAAAAAATCTGATAGTGACAAAGAGGACGATTCCTCTGAGCAGGAGGAAATTAATCAAAGAAAAAAACCAGAAACTGAAAATGGATTTGACGGCACAAAAGACAGACGAGATTATGAGTATAATGAAAATAGAAGAGTTAATAACGATAACAAAAATGAACGTCCTAAAAGAGCTGAGCCTCAACGACGAGACAGCGAAGTTGAAAGACGTCGAGAGGAGCGAGAAAAACGTCACCGGGAAAAAGAACAGACTCGCGATCGCGACAGAAAACGTTCCCGTTCAATTTCTCAAACTCGTGAACGACGAGATGAACGTGTGGTAAGAGAGGATAGAGATCGTAGAAATCGGGATGGTGAACGAGATCGTGATTCGGAGCGTCGTAGAGACCGTAAACGCTATGAAGACCATAAAAGCCGCAGCCGTAGCCGAGAACGCAGCAACTACGTTAAAAGAGACCGAGATTATGATCGTTCAAATGCACGCAATACTTCCAAGGAACGTGGGtga
- the bsf gene encoding leucine-rich PPR motif-containing protein, mitochondrial gives MASILRTGKFLRYFAGFTRNVVVNSVRDTESGTLLQNTSCMCTQFQNGFANGTAAAKTDLSLDKQLKRLDKDVRRIGRISRRDIEDVLEEIRVTRSATSSQSLLVIRCCGNLVPEEMPEVRTALVQEIWKTLNALNVPMDISHYNALLRVYLENEHQFSPTDFLAEIESKSIEPNRVTYQRLISRYCQQGDIDGATRILEYMRGKNLPVNEAVFNALILGHSQANDMESAKGILGVMKQAGLEPSADTYTTLLCCFGKHGDIESITATLAECETKEILLLDKDILDVIYHLAVNGHGDKIESLLTKFHLSTGFNQDCVNTILRLTNRGFEDVCLKLLRIMPRGTRPDGQEVDVGIFFIRQLVKANRPVEKILSICKTLQDEGLNSKALLIATEAGLTHGLVNSTLPLLNEMKNAGLPIRQHYFWPLICSVEHNQIIDILRKMQEEFNMPPSSETIREYVIPNLKEKNWDKIITLLRDAGISNGTAAAAASYTALASNQIKEAANIMENYSSIYSHQIFRQPLIQAFGKTQNYDAFIRCLRQLYESVQKKAAQDKAHPMPTEKSEQVNEESEAVSETEELVAKTTKGTIDIVGEMLCDVTSYFRNDRIQMLEKLLPKMVQQGFSISSQCAAKLSEKLGSDMTPNISELLGKLSSGDLELSTLNNNGKKRGVETLTAEELERFIANVEAKGENSNNLKRHLLGACFRSKNLEKTLQVIERLETEKYILGSGTYAQLIDLYTTHDRVSDALATYEKTKTKDPEFHLDNLKTVGIVELLLKEERFEEALKFLDNNKKPQTATENDNSYNYASKVWRILNSLAESGDADKLQKVFNAFVQGNYIVPNNVLLGPLIKVHLVNDNIPKAIESFEKVCEEYKATPWKNELARRLILAEDAANLQKVTDLSTNIHGEINSLYDLVFSFVECGRIRQARKILETPGLRTRPHRIDNACERYKNEGMVEPLEGLIEATRDLSHIDRNKIYYSLLLSYSKSEDAEKALGLWTKMQEDSITPSDEFLIKLAELLQSKNMSIPFVVPQTEKQKARKTKIEAVAKAAEDSVKKPAAAKQTTTPPKAASNLTLFRKSLNNSDLEAALNYKTQLKTSEQPSIMDVSHLIEQLVRADRLTEATKYVNELLANKLYPIPKIFKFYLNRIANAGDLETLKIVGDQLNDEQKRIVSYDNRYCHANIVAGQVEQYFKKLSDDIAAAKTPEDVTKLAEKFPRGGALGILDKHPELVGQFEKLAEDYAKHNQLGPMNVLWIHLISSGNEAASKQIWDKHLSSAPRLMFQRVLQTAREQNDDKLAQNVISQLRESKISEGAIGNAYSCLIDIQTGKGNADKALETLKTAIKDVCLENINRTALQRLKSVLEAEKKEFPYTIPEKKPTTGKSISSSSSSQSSDDDVTPKRPETKPTKPTKKDE, from the exons atgGCTTCAATCTTAAGAACCGGCAAATTTTTGCGTTATTTTGCTGGCTTCACACGTAACGTTGTGGTAAATAGCGTACGCGATACGGAAAGTGGTACTCTTCTACAGAACACATCATGCATGTGCACACAATTTCAAAA TGGCTTTGCCAATGGTACTGCTGCTGCCAAAACTGATTTATCTTTGGACAAACAATTAAAACGTTTGGATAAGGATGTGCGACGTATTGGCCGCATATCCAGACGTGACATTGAAGATGTCTTGGAGGAAATACGCGTTACACGTTCAGCCACTAGTTCTCAGTCGTTGCTGGTCATCAGATGTTGCGGCAATTTGGTACCCGAGGAAATGCCCGAAGTACGTACCGCTTTGGTGCAAGAAATCTGGAAAACTTTGAATGCCTTAAATGTGCCCATGGACATTTCCCATTATAATGCTTTGTTGCGTGTCTATTTGGAGAACGAACATCAATTCTCACCCACTGATTTTCTAGCTGAAATCGAATCAAAGTCAATTGAACCAAATCGTGTCACTTATCAGCGTTTGATTTCTCGCTATTGCCAACAGGGTGATATTGATGGTGCCACCAGAATTTTGGAGTACATGAGAGGCAAAAATTTGCCCGTCAATGAGGCTGTGTTTAATGCCTTGATTTTGGGACATTCTCAG GCCAATGACATGGAATCAGCTAAAGGCATTTTGGGTGTTATGAAACAAGCTGGCTTGGAACCCAGTGCCGATACCTATACCACCCTCCTCTGCTGTTTTGGCAAACATGGTGATATTGAGAGCATTACTGCTACTTTGGCTGAATGTGAGACCAAGGAGATCTTATTGTTGGACAAAGACATCTTAGATGTCATTTATCATTTAGCGGTCAATGGTCATGGTGATAAGATTGAGAGTTTGCTTACCAAATTTCATTTGTCAACTGGCTTCAATCAGGATTGCGTCAACACTATTTTGCGGTTGACCAACAGAGGATTTGAAGATGTATGCTTGAAATTGTTGCGCATCATGCCAAGAGGTACTCGTCCAGATGGCCAGGAAGTGGATGTGGGTATTTTCTTTATTAGACAATTGGTTAAAGCCAATAGGCCAGTGGAAAAGATATTGTCCATATGCAAAACATTGCAGGATGAAG gtTTAAACTCCAAGGCCTTGCTGATTGCCACCGAAGCAGGTTTGACACATGGCTTGGTCAACAGCACTTTGCCTTTGTTGAACGAAATGAAAAATGCTGGTTTACCCATTAGACAACACTATTTCTGGCCTTTGATTTGCTCCGTAGAACACAATCAAATCATTGATATCCTAAGAAAAATGCAAGAAGAATTCAATATGCCTCCTTCCTCTGAAACCATTAGGGAATATGTTATTCCCAATCTTAAGGAAAAGAACTGGGATAAAATTATCACCTTATTGCGTGATGCTGGCATTTCAAATGGAACAGCTGCTGCAGCTGCCAGTTACACCGCATTGGCCAGCAACCAAATCAAAGAGGCAGCTAATATTATGGAAAATTACAGCTCCATTTACAGCCATCAAATCTTCCGCCAACCTTTGATTCAGGCCTTTGGCAAAACCCAAAATTATGATGCCTTTATACGTTGTCTCCGCCAGCTGTATGAAAGTGTACAAAAGAAAGCTGCTCAAGATAAGGCCCATCCCATGCCTACTGAAAAGTCCGAACAAGTCAATGAGGAATCGGAAGCTGTTAGCGAAACTGAGGAACTTGTTGCAAAAACCACCAAAGGTACCATTGATATTGTGGGTGAAATGTTGTGTGATGTCACCTCATACTTCCGCAATGATCGCATCCAAATGTTGGAGAAATTATTACCAAAAATGGTACAACAAGGTTTCAGCATTAGCAGCCAGTGTGCTGCCAAATTATCAGAAAAATTGGGCTCGGATATGACTCCTAATATTTCGGAATTGTTGGGTAAATTGAGTTCGGGCGATTTGGAACTAAGTACTTTGAATAATAATGGCAAGAAGAGAGGCGTAGAAACATTGACTGCAGAGG AACTTGAACGTTTTATTGCCAATGTTGAGGCCAAAGGTGAAAATTCCAACAACCTCAAGCGCCACTTGTTGGGTGCCTGTTTCCGTAGtaagaatttggaaaaaacctTACAAGTTATTGAGCGTCTAGAAACCGAGAAATATATTTTGGGTTCCGGCACATACGCCCAATTGATTGATTTGTACACGACACACGATCGTGTTTCGGATGCTTTAGCCAcctatgaaaaaacaaaaaccaaagacCCTGAATTTCATTTAGACAATTTGAAGACCGTTGGCATTGTTGAGCTATTGCTGAAAGAGGAACGTTTTGAGGAGGCTCTGAAATTCTTGGACAATAACAAAAAGCCCCAAACTGCAACGGAGAATGATAACAGTTACAATTATGCCTCGAAGGTGTGGCGTATTCTGAATTCTTTGGCTGAATCTGGTGATGCTGATAAATTGCAAAAAGTCTTTAATGCTTTTGTGCAAGGCAACTATATCGTGCCCAATAATGTGTTGTTGGGTCCTTTGATTAAGGTCCACTTAGTCAATGATAATATACCCAAAGCCATTGAGTCCTTTGAAAAGGTGTGTGAGGAGTACAAAGCTACGCCCTGGAAAAATGAATTGGCCCGTCGTCTCATTCTAGCCGAAGATGCCGCCAACTTGCAAAAGGTTACCGATCTCAGCACTAACATACACGGTGAAATCAACAGTTTGTACGATTTGGTGTTCTCCTTTGTGGAATGTGGTCGCATTAGACAAGCCCGCAAGATTTTAGAAACTCCCGGCTTGCGTACCCGTCCTCATCGCATTGACAATGCCTGTGAACGTTACAAAAACGAAGGCATGGTTGAACCTTTAGAAGGTTTAATTGAAGCCACCCGCGATTTGAGTCACATTGATCGCAATAAGATTTACTATAGCCTTTTGTTGAGCTACAGCAAATCCGAAGATGCCGAGAAAGCCTTGGGTTTGTGGACTAAAATGCAGGAGGATAGTATTACACCCAGTGACGAATTCCTCATCAAGTTGGCCGAACTTTTACAATCCAAAAACATGTCGATACCGTTTGTAGTGCCTCAGACTGAGAAGCAAAAAgccagaaaaactaaaattgaagcTGTCGCCAAGGCTGCCGAGGATTCTGTCAAGAAACCTGCCGCTGCTAAGCAAACCACCACTCCACCTAAAGCCGCTTCAAATTTGACCTTATTCCGCAAATCATTAAACAACAGTGATTTGGAGGCTGCTCTTAACTATAAAACTCAATTGAAAACTTCGGAACAACCCTCCATTATGGATGTATCGCATTTGATTGAACAATTGGTGAGAGCTGATCGCCTTACTGAGGCCACCAAATATGTCAATGAACTGTTGGCCAACAAATTGTATCCCATTCCCAAAATCTTTAAATTCTATCTCAACCGTATTGCCAATGCTGGTGATTTGGAGACTTTAAAAATCGTGGGTGACCAACTGAATGATGAACAGAAGcgtattgttagctatgataatCGCTATTGTCATGCCAACATTGTTGCCGGACAGGTAGAGCAATATTTCAAGAAATTGAGTGATGATATTGCAGCCGCTAAGACACCTGAAGATGTGACAAAATTGGCCGAGAAATTCCCCAGAGGAGGAGCTTTGGGTATTTTGGACAAACATCCCGAATTGGTAGGACAAT ttGAAAAGCTTGCTGAAGACTATGCCAAACACAACCAGTTGGGACCCATGAATGTCTTGTGGATCCATCTCATCTCGTCCGGCAATGAGGCTGCTTCGAAACAAATCTGGGATAAACATCTCTCCAGTGCTCCACGTCTCATGTTCCAACGTGTCTTACAAACGGCTCGCGAACAAAACGATGACAAATTAGCCCAAAACGTCATCAGCCAACTAAGAGAATCAAAAATTTCCGAAGGAGCCATTGGCAACGCCTACTCCTGCTTAATTGACATACAAACTGGCAAGGGCAATGCTGACAAGGCTTTGGAAACATTGAAGACCGCTATTAAAGACGTTTGCTTAGAGAACATTAATCGCACTGCTTTGCAGCGTCTTAAATCTGTGCTGGAAGCCGAAAAGAAAGAATTTCCCTATACGATACCCGAAAAGAAACCCACCACGGGTAAATCGATTTCTTCATCTTCGTCTAGCCAAAGCAGTGATGATGATGTAACACCCAAACGACCAGAAACTAAACCCACGAAACCTACCAAGAAAGACGAATaa